The DNA segment GCCAGCCACCGCGGCGGCTGAAGTTGTCTGTATGCCGCGCTCattcgtgttttttgcgctgttgcGTATGCTAGTGCCCTTTTAGGTGTGTATATATGAATCTCCGTTGGCGAGGTGTGCGTTTTTTTATTGGCTGAATAATGCGTGGTAGTCTTTGCGGCACATCAGACAGCTGACGGATCATGGCCAACTACAACCTCCTTGAATATACGCGTgcactattttaaatgcgaatgattTATTAGCGAACTTGTGTAACTGAgcgtatctatccatctagccgcctacgactttgagcagcactggccgtttcgttaaggGAATCTATACCAAATATGTCATAACTGTATGAccgacataaatgacaggtcataacatagaAACCATGACGAGCacgtcatgaacggcatgatttgcTTGCCAGAATCTTGGTGATCTTGCGGCCTttttgttaacttgatatataccaatattggcaaGGCGTCAgaagagtgcatgacgaacgtaagtgacagatcctaatgtgcaaatcatgaaacacgcgccatgtacagcatgatttgcatgacatggtctcggggtgctctcAGTCGCTTAATTGAATGGccatatgccaaaattggtgcgACGAGACATATCCGTATGActagcataaatgacaggtggcaacatgaaaaccgtgacacgcatgccatgtacggcacgaCTTACATcatatgctcatggtgcgctcgcgcccgtttcgctagcttgacatgtaccaaatttggtattgcgtgacgcgactgtatgacgtatATAAATggcaggcggtaacatgaaaatcatgatatgcatatcatgtatggcatgtttgacatgccacgctcatggtgcgtttgcggccggttcgctggcttgatatgcgtCAAAACTGATGCTTTTTCTACTTTTCCATGACTTGAAATTACAGAAAATGCCTATTTCCAGGCTCATTTAAGTGATCGAATGCCCTGTTTTCATcgttaagatatatatatatatatatatatatatatatatatatatatatatatatataatgtggtgGAAGTACTGGGCACAGCGAGGAAGACAAATGCACCACCGAACATACGAGATTCGTAAACCTCTTGCGTATCTCAGTACAAAAATAGTTAACGCCAACTATAGATCCGGTAAAAAGTCCTTCCGATGTAAAGCCCAATAGCGAAACGTCAactcattcttttctttttttcttgcaggtTCAACGGGGGTATTCGACTTCCATTCCCCGCAAGTGCCAGCAAGCGGCAACGTAGCGTCCACGATGGCCGTAGACGTGAGGTGTCCCAGAGGACCCTTGTACCGAGACATCGACGGTTTCAGGTTGAACGCCTACGTGTCCTTCGACCTCTACCGTTCAGCGTTGAAGTACGAGCCCCGAGCGGACGACGTCTTCATCGTCACGTTTCCCAAGAGTGGGACGCTGTGGATGCAACAGATCGGCTACCTCATTTTTCACGACGGATCGCCCGCACCCGACGCGTTGGAATTCTACAAGACCACGCCCTTCTTAGAGATGTTCGGTGCCGAAGACGTGGCGAAGATGAAGCGACCGGGGCTCATCAAGACACACTTGCCCTACAACCTAATACCCAAGAGTCCCTCCGCAAAATACGTGTACGTGTGCAGAAACCCGAAGGACGTCTGCGTGTCCTTCTTTTACCACACCAAAGGTTTCGCGGCGTACGACTTCGCCGATGGCAAGTTCGAAGACTACTTCGACGTCTTCATGCAGGGCGCTAACGATTTCGGCGACTACTTTGACCAAGTGCTCTCCTGGTATGCCCATCGCAACGACCCGAACGTGTTGTTTATGCACTACGAAGA comes from the Rhipicephalus sanguineus isolate Rsan-2018 chromosome 6, BIME_Rsan_1.4, whole genome shotgun sequence genome and includes:
- the LOC119396105 gene encoding sulfotransferase 1E1-like, which produces MAVDVRCPRGPLYRDIDGFRLNAYVSFDLYRSALKYEPRADDVFIVTFPKSGTLWMQQIGYLIFHDGSPAPDALEFYKTTPFLEMFGAEDVAKMKRPGLIKTHLPYNLIPKSPSAKYVYVCRNPKDVCVSFFYHTKGFAAYDFADGKFEDYFDVFMQGANDFGDYFDQVLSWYAHRNDPNVLFMHYEDIKADPRNHVLKLAAFLGEEYRRKLVEQPGALERVIEHSGIDFMRSKTGADIKAFLTRPLDNVKDLCPGLKHFHDSSMKYPRTVGFIRKGVVGDWKDHFTPEMNAVIEAKIYQRLGDTDLIDVWKRHGIL